The following proteins are co-located in the Gossypium hirsutum isolate 1008001.06 chromosome A02, Gossypium_hirsutum_v2.1, whole genome shotgun sequence genome:
- the LOC107952602 gene encoding 8-hydroxygeraniol oxidoreductase isoform X2: MKASVYAIYRQPYFYQSLSLSLSLLISFVKLLPIMTTTNSHVITCKGIVSWGKGEPLKVEEIQVEPPKSNEVRVKMLYASVCRTDLLFANGFPIPAFPRVMGHEGVGVVESFGEGVTGLREGDLVIPAYIAECKTCETCMSEKTNLCLKYPLSYNGLMLDGSSRMSIRGQTAYHAFSCSTWCQYLVINVNFLIKIDPKTPLPDASFLSCGFSTGYGATWKEAMVKNGSSVAVFGLGAVGLGAIKGAKSHGAIKVIGIDNNPMKAAKGRAFGMTDFINPEESDKSIAELVKDLTAGMGVDYGFECTGVPPLINQAIQSTKLGTGKIIQMGVEEPNVNINIIGLLVGRTLKGSIFGGLKAKTDLPIIYSK, translated from the exons ATGAAAGCGTCTGTATATGCTATATACCGACAACCATATTTTTaccaatctctctctctctctctctctctcttaatcTCCTTTGTTAAGCTGCTTCCAATCATGACTACAACAAACTCTCATGTTATAACATGCAAAG GCATTGTAAGTTGGGGAAAAGGGGAGCCATTGAAGGTCGAAGAGATACAAGTAGAACCACCAAAATCAAATGAAGTTCGAGTTAAAATGCTATATGCCAGTGTTTGTCGTACTGATTTATTGTTTGCCAATGGATTCCCAATC CCTGCTTTTCCTCGAGTGATGGGTCATGAAGGTGTGGG GGTGGTGGAGAGTTTTGGAGAGGGAGTGACAGGACTAAGAGAAGGGGACCTTGTGATTCCGGCCTATATAGCGGAGTGTAAAACGTGTGAGACTTGTATGTCTGAAAAGACCAATTTATGCTTAAAATACCCATTAAGCTACAATGGGTTAATGCTGGATGGCAGTTCAAGGATGTCCATCAGAGGTCAAACTGCCTACCATGCATTTTCATGCTCAACATGGTGCCAATACCTGGTTATCAACGTCAACTTCCTTATCAAGATTGACCCAAAAACTCCACTTCCGGATGCTAGCTTCCTTTCATGTGGATTTTCAACCGGATATGGGGCTACATGGAAGGAAGCAATGGTTAAAAATGGCTCATCTGTTGCTGTTTTTGGCCTTGGAGCTGTTGGCTTGGGG GCCATCAAGGGAGCCAAAAGTCATGGTGCTATTAAAGTAATTGGAATAGACAATAACCCAATGAAAGCAGCAAAGGGACGAGCATTTGGAATGACGGATTTTATAAATCCCGAGGAATCTGATAAATCAATTGCCGAATTGGTGAAAGATTTAACTGCTGGAATGGGCGTTGACTATGGCTTTGAATGTACTGGGGTTCCACCCCTCATCAATCAAGCcattcaatccacaaaattg GGAACAGGAAAAATCATACAGATGGGAGTAGAAGAGCCAAATGTGAACATAAACATCATAGGGCTTCTCGTTGGAAGAACATTGAAGGGGTCAATTTTTGGAGGGCTGAAAGCTAAAACCGACCTTCCAATTATATATTCAAAAT GA
- the LOC107952348 gene encoding uncharacterized protein — protein sequence MACETPKQAWNRLKEEFQGTERTRQQQLLHLRRDFENLKMKEEETVKQYSDRIMVVVNSIRLLGEQFSEVRIVEKMISTLPKSANMGHVEKVCKNKGKPRQGQPQQPKAEARVAEEGSDHEEQVFAVSCSAAKEKTTKGWFIDSGCTNQMTPDAKEKATKGWLIDSGCTNHMTSDISIFKTIDRSFKTKVKVGNGHFIKAEGKGDVLISTPTGNKLVSNVLLVPEIDRSLLSIAQLLEKG from the exons ATGGCCTGTGAGACACCAAAGCAGGCCTGGAATAGATTGAAGGAGGAGTTccaagggacagagaggacaaggcagcaacagcTACTGcatttgagaagggatttcgagaatttgaagatgaaggaggaAGAAACTGTCAAGCAATACTCTGATAGAATCATGGTTGTGGTAAACAGCATAAGGCTTCTTGGAGAGCAGTTCAGTGAAGTAAGGATAGTGGAGAAAATGATCTCAACCCTACCTAaaag TGCCAATATGGGCCATGTTGAAAAGGTTTGCAAAAACAAAGGCAAACCAAGGCAGGGTCAGCCACAACAGCCAAAGGCTGAAGCTCGAGTAGCAGAAGAGGGCAGTGACCATGAGGAGCAAGTTTTTGCAGTTTCATGCTCAGCTGCTAAGGAGAAAACCACAAAGGGATGGTTTATAGACAGTGGCTGCACAAATCAAATGACACCAGATGCTAAGGAGAAGGCCACGAAGGGATGGCTTATAGACAGTGGCTGCACAAATCACATGACATCAGATATTTCAATCTTCAAAACAATTGATAGAAGCTTCAAAACAAAGGTGAAAGTTGGTAATGGCCACTTCATCAAGGCAGAAGGCAAAGGGGATGTGTTGATAAGCACTCCCACAGGCAACAAACTTGTTTCAAATGTGTTGTTGGTGCCTGAGATTGACAGAAGTCTactcagcatagctcagttgcttGAGAAAGGCTAA
- the LOC107952602 gene encoding 8-hydroxygeraniol oxidoreductase isoform X1, with translation MKASVYAIYRQPYFYQSLSLSLSLLISFVKLLPIMTTTNSHVITCKGIVSWGKGEPLKVEEIQVEPPKSNEVRVKMLYASVCRTDLLFANGFPIPAFPRVMGHEGVGVVESFGEGVTGLREGDLVIPAYIAECKTCETCMSEKTNLCLKYPLSYNGLMLDGSSRMSIRGQTAYHAFSCSTWCQYLVINVNFLIKIDPKTPLPDASFLSCGFSTGYGATWKEAMVKNGSSVAVFGLGAVGLGAIKGAKSHGAIKVIGIDNNPMKAAKGRAFGMTDFINPEESDKSIAELVKDLTAGMGVDYGFECTGVPPLINQAIQSTKLGTGKIIQMGVEEPNVNINIIGLLVGRTLKGSIFGGLKAKTDLPIIYSKCKNRASCVSYHLID, from the exons ATGAAAGCGTCTGTATATGCTATATACCGACAACCATATTTTTaccaatctctctctctctctctctctctcttaatcTCCTTTGTTAAGCTGCTTCCAATCATGACTACAACAAACTCTCATGTTATAACATGCAAAG GCATTGTAAGTTGGGGAAAAGGGGAGCCATTGAAGGTCGAAGAGATACAAGTAGAACCACCAAAATCAAATGAAGTTCGAGTTAAAATGCTATATGCCAGTGTTTGTCGTACTGATTTATTGTTTGCCAATGGATTCCCAATC CCTGCTTTTCCTCGAGTGATGGGTCATGAAGGTGTGGG GGTGGTGGAGAGTTTTGGAGAGGGAGTGACAGGACTAAGAGAAGGGGACCTTGTGATTCCGGCCTATATAGCGGAGTGTAAAACGTGTGAGACTTGTATGTCTGAAAAGACCAATTTATGCTTAAAATACCCATTAAGCTACAATGGGTTAATGCTGGATGGCAGTTCAAGGATGTCCATCAGAGGTCAAACTGCCTACCATGCATTTTCATGCTCAACATGGTGCCAATACCTGGTTATCAACGTCAACTTCCTTATCAAGATTGACCCAAAAACTCCACTTCCGGATGCTAGCTTCCTTTCATGTGGATTTTCAACCGGATATGGGGCTACATGGAAGGAAGCAATGGTTAAAAATGGCTCATCTGTTGCTGTTTTTGGCCTTGGAGCTGTTGGCTTGGGG GCCATCAAGGGAGCCAAAAGTCATGGTGCTATTAAAGTAATTGGAATAGACAATAACCCAATGAAAGCAGCAAAGGGACGAGCATTTGGAATGACGGATTTTATAAATCCCGAGGAATCTGATAAATCAATTGCCGAATTGGTGAAAGATTTAACTGCTGGAATGGGCGTTGACTATGGCTTTGAATGTACTGGGGTTCCACCCCTCATCAATCAAGCcattcaatccacaaaattg GGAACAGGAAAAATCATACAGATGGGAGTAGAAGAGCCAAATGTGAACATAAACATCATAGGGCTTCTCGTTGGAAGAACATTGAAGGGGTCAATTTTTGGAGGGCTGAAAGCTAAAACCGACCTTCCAATTATATATTCAAAATGTAAAAACAGGGCGAGTTGTGTATCATATCACTTAATTGACTAA